From Spirosoma aerolatum, one genomic window encodes:
- a CDS encoding UDP-glucose dehydrogenase family protein, whose amino-acid sequence MKLAVVGTGYVGLVTGTCFAETGNQVTCVDIDSRKVEKLNNGIVPIYEPGLETLFHRNVEEGRLSFTTDLEEGIKGAEVIFLALPTPPGEDGSADLKYILKVASDLGPILSQYAVIVDKSTVPVGTAEKVYAHIADNAKVDFDVVSNPEFLREGVAVEDFMKPDRVVIGTKSERAKAVMNKLYAPLVRQGNPVIFMDERSAEMTKYAANAFLATKITFMNEIANLCERAGANVDDIRRGIGTDSRIGKRFLFAGIGYGGSCFPKDVQALAKTAKDFDYDFKVLKSVMEVNYQQKTKLMPLILNHFGGDLKGKTIAVWGLAFKPYTDDIREAPALDNIRALLDAGAKVTVYDPEAMDNVREQIGNAVTYAHTQYAALDDADALVIITEWPLFRTPDFEKMNLLLKNRVIFDGRNVYELDQIREQNYTYYSIGREPILAPVEQKV is encoded by the coding sequence ATGAAATTAGCAGTTGTAGGAACCGGATACGTAGGTCTTGTTACCGGAACATGTTTTGCTGAAACCGGCAATCAGGTTACGTGTGTTGACATCGATAGCAGAAAAGTTGAGAAACTAAATAACGGGATTGTCCCCATTTATGAGCCGGGCCTCGAAACGTTATTTCACCGCAATGTTGAAGAAGGGCGCCTGTCGTTCACTACTGATTTGGAGGAAGGTATTAAAGGAGCTGAGGTAATCTTCCTGGCCCTGCCAACCCCACCCGGCGAAGACGGTTCTGCCGATCTGAAGTATATTCTGAAAGTAGCCAGCGACTTAGGGCCGATTCTGAGCCAATATGCTGTTATTGTCGATAAGAGTACAGTGCCGGTCGGAACGGCTGAGAAAGTATACGCCCACATTGCTGATAACGCCAAGGTTGATTTTGATGTCGTTTCGAACCCCGAATTCCTGCGGGAAGGGGTGGCTGTTGAAGACTTTATGAAGCCCGATCGGGTAGTTATTGGTACCAAATCAGAGCGGGCAAAAGCGGTCATGAACAAGCTGTACGCGCCATTGGTACGCCAAGGTAACCCCGTCATTTTTATGGACGAACGATCGGCAGAAATGACCAAATATGCTGCCAACGCATTCCTGGCCACGAAAATTACCTTCATGAACGAAATCGCGAACCTGTGCGAACGTGCGGGTGCTAATGTCGATGACATTCGTCGGGGCATCGGTACCGACAGCCGGATTGGGAAGCGATTCCTGTTTGCTGGTATCGGTTATGGAGGTAGCTGCTTCCCTAAAGATGTACAGGCACTAGCCAAAACAGCTAAAGATTTCGACTATGATTTCAAGGTGTTGAAATCGGTTATGGAGGTAAACTATCAGCAGAAAACGAAGCTAATGCCGCTTATCCTGAATCACTTCGGTGGTGATTTAAAAGGCAAAACCATTGCAGTCTGGGGGTTGGCGTTTAAGCCCTATACCGACGATATCCGGGAGGCTCCCGCGCTGGATAACATTCGGGCGTTGCTGGATGCCGGTGCAAAAGTTACGGTGTACGACCCTGAAGCCATGGATAATGTTCGTGAGCAGATTGGCAATGCGGTTACCTATGCCCACACACAATACGCTGCCCTCGACGACGCCGATGCCCTGGTGATTATTACCGAATGGCCGCTGTTCCGTACTCCCGATTTCGAGAAGATGAATCTGCTGCTGAAAAACCGAGTCATTTTCGACGGACGGAACGTATATGAGCTTGACCAGATTCGGGAACAGAATTACACCTATTATTCCATAGGTCGTGAGCCGATCTTAGCACCCGTCGAACAGAAAGTTTAG